The Lactococcus allomyrinae genome includes a region encoding these proteins:
- a CDS encoding phage tail tip lysozyme, with product MNKRKIMMWVITSITGWSGFFITALVMLVFLFLGMASLKNNASNNVIPEGNAPVSGQALVNAMAIVSEMKKENASLQQIAGTLSNWDAESGGDPTSVQKRNWGTITMADLYNQPAFVISDTKKAAINWFVLTYPNGNYPADGIGYAGGMMQWDGPRLIGLIHYAKKINKDWWRIDTQFEYLRNADSYAPSYKKYLTQSFKTATDAAKWWYGNLEYSVGWDNAPSAGNDGKEKHLRTAEQWYNYLSGGSSSGGQGLSVLDKLLGQSLDIDDAYGAQCYDLSAYYVESISHFRPLAPNGASGLFANSPEQWTSHQWTIIKQPKYTDLKAGDVINYQPGGVVDGWVSDGTNGHTGVVGKVLGNNRYVLYEQGGGAPVHTSTYTYHAEGVASIIRPPK from the coding sequence ATGAATAAAAGAAAAATCATGATGTGGGTCATCACTTCAATCACAGGATGGAGTGGCTTTTTTATCACGGCACTTGTCATGCTTGTCTTTCTCTTTTTGGGAATGGCTTCCTTAAAGAATAACGCCTCAAATAATGTCATTCCAGAGGGCAATGCGCCCGTTTCAGGGCAAGCCTTAGTGAATGCGATGGCGATTGTTTCAGAGATGAAAAAAGAAAATGCCTCCCTCCAGCAGATTGCAGGAACACTTTCAAACTGGGATGCAGAATCAGGAGGAGACCCGACCAGTGTTCAAAAGCGAAACTGGGGAACCATCACCATGGCAGACCTTTACAATCAACCTGCTTTCGTGATTTCAGACACAAAAAAAGCAGCCATCAATTGGTTTGTTTTGACTTACCCTAATGGAAATTACCCTGCAGATGGCATTGGTTACGCTGGGGGAATGATGCAATGGGACGGACCACGATTGATTGGCTTAATCCATTACGCAAAAAAAATAAACAAAGACTGGTGGCGAATTGACACTCAGTTTGAATATTTAAGAAATGCAGACAGTTATGCGCCGAGCTATAAAAAGTATTTAACCCAGTCCTTTAAAACAGCCACAGATGCTGCCAAATGGTGGTATGGGAACCTTGAATATTCGGTGGGGTGGGACAATGCCCCAAGTGCTGGAAATGATGGAAAAGAGAAACATTTAAGGACAGCTGAACAATGGTATAACTATCTTTCAGGTGGTTCTAGCTCAGGCGGACAAGGGCTGTCCGTCTTGGATAAACTGCTGGGGCAATCGCTTGATATTGATGACGCCTACGGCGCTCAGTGTTATGACTTATCTGCCTATTATGTGGAATCTATCTCACACTTTAGACCACTCGCCCCCAATGGTGCTTCAGGTTTATTTGCGAATAGTCCTGAACAATGGACGAGCCATCAATGGACAATTATTAAACAGCCCAAGTACACAGACTTAAAAGCAGGAGATGTGATTAATTATCAGCCGGGCGGAGTAGTGGACGGATGGGTTTCAGATGGCACGAATGGGCATACAGGCGTCGTTGGAAAGGTACTAGGCAATAACCGCTATGTGCTTTATGAGCAAGGCGGGGGTGCGCCAGTCCACACGAGCACCTATACCTATCATGCCGAGGGCGTTGCTTCAATTATTAGACCACCCAAATAA
- a CDS encoding DUF3991 and TOPRIM domain-containing protein, with translation MVTDEQIKEANAKDILKIAESLGLPITKVGSGYRSGKNLAYHFNAQSNTYSNYRTGVKGADVIALVQNETGLDFAKAVEHLQATDVNLVEINHNPQPKEPFRWYFKPSPNADRATELLVNQRKLPEKLVKLLVEKRYIIQDKYQQIVFPWYKNGQVVGADVKGTVYRPDEEHPYFKGIAKNSENFGYNIKIGSGKVKDIYVFEAPVDLLSYWALHPEIKDCLLFSVSGTSNANRVELAMNYAQATYGMSQEPKELERSIHICVDNDEQGTLFWKKFDKQNELVLEWNGDSVLFEDDRPDSAYGKDWNDVLTYHAKAYEQALTEATTKEEMVMG, from the coding sequence ATGGTTACAGATGAACAAATTAAAGAAGCAAATGCCAAAGATATTCTAAAGATTGCGGAATCGTTAGGACTTCCAATAACCAAAGTAGGCTCAGGTTATCGCTCAGGAAAAAACCTTGCCTATCATTTTAATGCGCAGTCTAATACCTACTCGAATTATCGCACAGGGGTCAAGGGGGCGGATGTCATTGCCCTTGTTCAAAATGAAACAGGCTTAGATTTTGCAAAAGCAGTCGAACACTTACAAGCTACAGATGTCAATCTTGTTGAAATCAATCATAACCCTCAACCGAAAGAACCTTTTCGGTGGTATTTTAAACCCTCGCCTAATGCGGACCGTGCCACAGAACTCCTCGTCAATCAACGCAAACTTCCCGAAAAACTAGTGAAATTATTAGTAGAGAAACGCTATATCATTCAAGATAAATACCAACAAATTGTCTTCCCCTGGTACAAGAATGGTCAGGTGGTTGGGGCAGATGTCAAGGGAACTGTTTATCGTCCTGATGAAGAGCATCCTTACTTTAAAGGGATTGCGAAAAACTCCGAAAACTTTGGGTACAACATCAAAATAGGAAGTGGAAAGGTCAAAGACATCTATGTTTTTGAAGCCCCCGTTGATTTGTTATCTTACTGGGCGCTCCACCCTGAAATCAAAGACTGTCTCTTGTTCTCAGTGAGCGGAACTTCGAACGCTAATCGTGTGGAACTTGCCATGAATTATGCGCAGGCAACCTATGGCATGAGTCAGGAACCAAAAGAGCTAGAACGTTCGATTCATATTTGTGTTGATAATGATGAACAAGGGACTTTGTTTTGGAAAAAATTTGATAAACAAAATGAGCTTGTCCTTGAATGGAATGGCGATTCAGTCCTTTTTGAGGATGACCGTCCTGACTCTGCTTATGGAAAAGACTGGAATGATGTTTTGACCTATCATGCTAAAGCATACGAGCAAGCTCTAACTGAAGCAACGACAAAAGAAGAAATGGTGATGGGATGA
- a CDS encoding DNA/RNA non-specific endonuclease codes for MKKTKPILLFLILLLISGTIVLPKVLSIDLGEKITQVANPPSIFSSVGPESSTSFSKQSTPSKTSFSGEYQLKLSPLDALGRATGAQIQLQAKDLPTRKREPRLSYNPVGWHNYKFNGHWLMNRGHLVGYQFSGLNDEPKNLVPETAYLNAGSLSGMDDSNPKSMLYYENRLAVWLKTHPNEWLSYQVVPIYQGNELIPRQVSLSYQGYDAKGKAVKVAVGGNETIDDRGITQVTLDNLSPNATINYSDGTAVQN; via the coding sequence ATGAAAAAAACAAAACCAATCCTACTCTTTTTGATTTTATTGCTTATCTCTGGGACGATTGTTCTCCCTAAAGTGTTAAGCATTGATTTGGGAGAAAAAATCACACAGGTTGCCAACCCACCTTCAATTTTTAGCAGTGTGGGGCCTGAAAGTAGCACAAGCTTTTCCAAGCAATCAACACCCTCAAAAACATCATTTAGTGGGGAGTATCAGCTCAAATTAAGTCCCCTTGATGCTTTGGGAAGAGCAACAGGCGCTCAAATTCAGCTCCAAGCCAAAGACTTACCCACTCGAAAAAGAGAGCCCCGCCTTTCCTACAACCCTGTGGGGTGGCATAATTATAAGTTTAATGGGCATTGGCTCATGAATCGAGGGCATTTGGTCGGCTATCAGTTCTCAGGGCTGAATGACGAGCCGAAAAACCTAGTCCCTGAAACAGCTTATCTCAATGCAGGCAGTCTTTCAGGAATGGATGATTCCAACCCTAAGAGTATGCTTTACTACGAAAATCGTTTAGCGGTATGGCTTAAAACACACCCTAACGAGTGGTTAAGCTATCAAGTCGTCCCAATTTACCAAGGAAACGAACTCATTCCTAGACAAGTCTCCCTTTCTTATCAGGGCTATGATGCAAAAGGTAAAGCTGTAAAAGTTGCGGTCGGAGGAAACGAAACCATTGATGACAGAGGAATCACTCAAGTCACTCTTGACAATCTTAGCCCTAATGCCACGATTAATTACAGTGATGGAACTGCAGTACAAAATTAA
- a CDS encoding ribbon-helix-helix protein, CopG family — MEIKLRFLNEKEVAQLDRLAAQRKISRQEYLRRLIRRELMTAGEFLEMDSESKIRLALASQLKKNNDLLHVLITQIEERI; from the coding sequence ATGGAGATTAAACTTCGTTTTCTTAACGAAAAAGAAGTCGCTCAATTAGACCGACTTGCAGCGCAAAGAAAGATTAGCCGACAAGAATATTTACGTCGATTGATTAGACGAGAGTTGATGACGGCAGGTGAGTTTCTAGAGATGGATTCCGAAAGTAAAATAAGGTTGGCACTTGCCTCTCAACTCAAAAAAAATAATGACTTACTCCATGTCTTAATTACTCAAATAGAAGAAAGGATTTAA
- a CDS encoding single-stranded DNA-binding protein: protein MINLHIVEGRLTKNPDYRVDEKNNQVFANTTIACTRNYKSRAGTYESDFITISLRGNEATNFSKLCMKGDLISIVGRTQTDVVQGSDGKKQYYTKTHVMNWSLLSKAKNEGEQTSLNAHPSAIFAGYDPNRDFTAAIEQMTLPEEDRDIF from the coding sequence ATGATAAATTTACATATTGTTGAAGGTCGATTGACCAAAAATCCTGACTATCGGGTCGACGAAAAAAACAATCAAGTGTTTGCGAATACGACGATTGCTTGCACACGGAACTATAAAAGTAGAGCAGGCACTTACGAGAGTGATTTTATCACGATTTCCCTCAGAGGAAACGAAGCCACGAACTTCTCGAAATTATGCATGAAAGGCGACTTAATTAGTATCGTCGGGCGCACACAAACGGATGTTGTTCAAGGCAGTGATGGGAAAAAACAATACTACACTAAAACACACGTGATGAATTGGAGCTTGCTCTCAAAAGCCAAAAATGAAGGGGAACAAACGTCCCTAAACGCACACCCTTCTGCTATATTTGCAGGCTATGACCCTAATAGAGATTTTACTGCAGCCATTGAACAAATGACACTTCCCGAAGAAGACAGAGACATTTTCTAA
- the mobP2 gene encoding MobP2 family relaxase encodes MSSPGVIDSTKFVSATSQGFQSYLDYMNRPEAVRTNAYDWYNVAMDDLKESNFDTYNYYMSNPEKTSALFSDAHDFLTPEQMEQMIDLFKQAQESRSLMWQHVVSFDNAWLEKHGRYDPLTHSLDEEVVMNGTRSAMKELIHNEGMEGAVWTAAIHYNTDNIHVHIAMVEPEPTRKKYYPLDKNGNRLYSKETGEVIWDYKGKLHQKNLERIKSQVASAIADQSEMLAKINDLSRQQVGNRDSLYHALRHDRQLQKAYDKIYHQLPSNRQLWKYNNNALNAIRPLMEQFIDDYIEHYRSDEFKHLNEALDHAVFFYKETYGESRYDDFKESKLNALEASLGNGLLKDMNEFYKANQTQAKLLVKYPNYPHSFHSRGRSLNHLNAAFEKSYHEQKNLRDYERMKEEMEYENNAEY; translated from the coding sequence ATGAGTAGCCCTGGTGTTATTGATTCAACAAAGTTTGTTTCGGCAACCTCTCAAGGTTTTCAATCCTATTTAGACTATATGAATCGTCCTGAAGCTGTTCGAACCAACGCCTATGATTGGTACAATGTCGCAATGGACGATTTGAAAGAATCCAACTTTGACACTTACAATTACTACATGAGCAATCCCGAAAAGACATCTGCCTTATTTAGTGATGCTCATGACTTCCTCACGCCTGAACAAATGGAGCAGATGATTGACCTATTCAAACAAGCCCAAGAGAGTCGTTCACTCATGTGGCAACACGTGGTTTCCTTTGATAATGCATGGCTTGAAAAACATGGACGGTATGACCCGCTTACTCATTCATTAGATGAGGAAGTGGTCATGAATGGGACACGAAGCGCCATGAAAGAATTAATTCACAACGAGGGAATGGAAGGCGCCGTTTGGACTGCAGCTATTCATTACAACACCGACAATATCCATGTCCATATTGCAATGGTGGAGCCTGAACCCACTCGAAAAAAATACTATCCCTTGGACAAAAATGGCAATCGCCTTTACTCGAAAGAAACAGGGGAAGTGATTTGGGATTATAAAGGCAAACTCCATCAAAAAAACTTGGAGCGGATTAAGTCACAAGTCGCAAGCGCCATCGCCGACCAGAGTGAGATGTTAGCCAAAATTAATGATCTGTCAAGGCAACAAGTCGGCAATCGTGACTCACTCTATCATGCCCTTCGTCATGACCGCCAACTCCAAAAAGCCTATGACAAGATTTATCATCAACTCCCCTCTAATCGTCAGCTTTGGAAATACAATAACAATGCCCTTAATGCTATCCGACCTTTAATGGAGCAATTCATTGACGACTACATTGAACATTACCGCTCTGACGAGTTTAAACACCTCAATGAAGCTTTAGACCATGCCGTCTTCTTTTATAAGGAAACGTACGGGGAAAGTCGCTATGATGACTTTAAAGAAAGTAAGCTCAATGCCCTCGAAGCAAGCCTTGGGAATGGACTTTTAAAAGACATGAATGAGTTTTATAAAGCCAATCAAACGCAAGCAAAGCTACTTGTAAAGTATCCAAATTATCCTCACTCATTTCACAGCAGAGGACGAAGTTTGAATCACTTGAATGCAGCTTTTGAGAAGTCCTATCATGAACAAAAGAATCTCCGTGACTATGAACGGATGAAAGAAGAAATGGAATATGAAAATAATGCGGAATATTAA
- a CDS encoding toll/interleukin-1 receptor domain-containing protein: MIEEKFEKIYDFDFCKNLLEKQSNNWKKMRFEINQTIFGVSQNYKLSYLLKINFETHLRTLNRTEVVVKLDEQNIIFLNRINNLMKKTITIKMPYEDYDTSYEFIDKINQLVSNDGVLNIFANNVPYRLEYGLVIETLENFEEIVLLTKQYSYQIDFSFGLRELIDGMHQQQYNVASIHQLMDLEEIKLQVSGVVLFDSKRGLENKGIGFKKPEKKKVFISYSHQNKDEVNKIVSQLQSYGLNVWWDQQDIDFGDSIMENIQQGIETSDLWLVFLSSATLTSMNAKEELKTFYNRIISSHGLSKKWFIVRLDKVDPSQMLLNLGDYKYYDLQEQSDFDLYKALSKKLKKLK; the protein is encoded by the coding sequence ATGATTGAAGAAAAATTTGAAAAAATATACGACTTTGATTTTTGTAAAAATCTTTTAGAAAAACAGAGTAATAATTGGAAAAAAATGAGATTTGAAATTAATCAGACAATATTTGGTGTCTCACAAAATTATAAATTATCCTATTTATTAAAAATAAATTTTGAAACTCATTTGAGAACGCTTAACAGAACGGAAGTTGTGGTAAAATTAGATGAACAAAACATTATATTTTTAAATAGGATAAATAATTTAATGAAAAAAACAATTACTATAAAAATGCCATATGAAGATTATGATACGAGTTATGAATTTATAGATAAAATAAATCAATTAGTTAGTAATGATGGAGTTCTTAACATTTTTGCTAATAACGTTCCTTATCGTTTAGAATATGGTTTGGTTATTGAAACATTAGAAAACTTTGAGGAAATTGTTTTACTAACAAAACAATATTCTTATCAGATAGACTTTAGTTTTGGGTTACGTGAGTTGATTGATGGAATGCACCAACAACAATATAACGTTGCATCAATTCATCAACTCATGGATTTGGAAGAAATTAAATTACAAGTCTCAGGTGTGGTTTTATTTGATTCTAAACGTGGTTTAGAAAATAAAGGAATAGGTTTTAAAAAACCTGAAAAAAAGAAGGTCTTTATTTCATATAGCCATCAAAATAAAGATGAAGTCAATAAAATTGTTTCTCAATTACAGTCTTATGGTTTAAATGTATGGTGGGATCAGCAAGATATTGACTTTGGCGACAGTATAATGGAAAATATACAGCAAGGCATAGAGACCTCTGATCTGTGGCTAGTTTTTTTGAGTAGTGCGACATTAACTTCGATGAATGCAAAGGAAGAGTTAAAGACATTTTATAATAGAATTATATCCAGTCATGGACTGTCAAAAAAATGGTTTATCGTTCGCTTAGATAAGGTTGACCCTTCTCAAATGTTATTAAACCTTGGAGACTATAAATACTATGACTTGCAGGAGCAGAGTGATTTTGATTTATATAAAGCGTTATCTAAAAAATTAAAAAAGCTAAAATAA
- a CDS encoding ATP-binding protein produces MKNYNFIEEASQKDEKKKHPFDFLKVLKNKEEKSEPRPQDKKQALDKEKSDNRPLSKIKQDFGKYFNLKKNTLLTYPIDRPIDSAGRLHATIDGKEEYSYLLAVKGYDLAGQSEEEYGAIKVKYWSFHKNFTYPFKEIYMNFPENNSKNQAYLLTKFSGKAGIQRLNEIKDNYLKEEIRKLKVVEEEFKSKRSFIAIYGQTEEELDDRLRQVQGAGGKLLGLQKLEQEEVEILFELLNRGELQKKTEAENFIEKTAPSDICFDYANHIPVNGYEEAIVVVTALSTNVNNGWLQNFTHHVDVDATTVDYRMKEEVNYAKMMSDSIEVSKKKYKKARNDTNKDRAQQQYNILRQKAFDMDNDGEVIKEITIRMLVSAPDLKTLNDKVDTIAKNTSGKGTQVQVYNNMGFYDWSSRFVSSDFQSKMSISREGVERSALALALGFAHNQTYLSDPTGQYFGRTKTQCSVYLDIFTKTADRLSYDIFISGMKGSGKSTFLKKLTISNFIVGNFVYVFDKAREFKELTRWLGGDYLPLDGTRGLVNMLQVLPLLSLGGDESDDVTKDIWGSYNLHISKTINRFKNWIDFTKDEVLDVNSILDDFYQDFFVLGKGYQWKQFDITGLANQDYPTFDDFYRYLVSGKVKDVDPQTTQRLIKMTKNVITRKRSTFVGHTTMDNILTSRFITFDISNITTETTGDADILFDVTLSLLFSMAQNRGRKEKHRYETGQISFEEIVRSLIVVDECHNVLNPYKLQATEMFLEALRENRKFYYGVALATQLIETMIPDNAAQMSGNPGLAVQNLKAIIGLCQYKAWMRQSNTSIQTIKNNFSGYFKESDYHALQHFKVDKNIGSELILSGTGERGLEMYHYATPHELSLFQGGA; encoded by the coding sequence ATGAAGAATTATAATTTCATCGAAGAAGCTTCTCAAAAGGACGAAAAGAAAAAGCATCCTTTTGATTTTTTAAAGGTGCTTAAAAATAAAGAAGAAAAATCTGAACCCAGACCTCAAGATAAAAAACAAGCTTTGGATAAAGAAAAAAGCGACAATCGTCCCCTCTCAAAAATAAAGCAGGACTTTGGGAAGTATTTCAACTTAAAGAAAAACACTTTGTTGACTTACCCCATCGATCGCCCCATTGATTCTGCGGGACGGCTTCATGCCACGATTGATGGAAAAGAAGAATATTCTTACTTGCTGGCGGTTAAAGGCTATGATTTAGCAGGACAATCTGAAGAAGAATATGGTGCGATTAAGGTAAAATATTGGTCTTTTCACAAAAATTTTACTTATCCATTTAAAGAAATTTATATGAATTTCCCTGAAAATAACTCAAAGAACCAAGCCTATTTATTGACTAAATTTTCAGGGAAAGCTGGCATTCAACGCCTTAATGAAATTAAGGATAATTATCTTAAAGAAGAAATCCGCAAATTAAAGGTGGTTGAAGAAGAATTTAAGAGTAAACGCTCCTTCATTGCGATTTATGGACAAACCGAGGAGGAATTAGATGACCGCTTACGTCAGGTACAAGGGGCAGGTGGGAAATTATTGGGGCTTCAAAAATTAGAACAAGAAGAAGTTGAAATCTTGTTTGAGTTGTTGAACCGAGGAGAACTGCAGAAAAAAACAGAGGCTGAAAACTTTATTGAAAAAACAGCGCCTTCAGACATTTGTTTTGATTACGCCAATCATATCCCTGTCAATGGATACGAGGAGGCCATCGTCGTGGTGACGGCGCTCTCTACAAATGTGAACAACGGCTGGCTTCAAAACTTCACGCATCATGTGGATGTGGATGCGACTACAGTGGACTATCGCATGAAGGAAGAAGTCAATTATGCAAAAATGATGTCTGACTCCATTGAAGTCTCTAAAAAGAAATACAAGAAAGCCAGAAACGACACCAATAAAGACCGTGCCCAACAACAGTACAATATTTTAAGACAAAAAGCCTTTGATATGGACAATGATGGAGAAGTGATTAAAGAAATCACGATTCGAATGTTGGTCTCTGCACCAGATTTAAAAACCTTGAATGATAAAGTGGATACGATTGCTAAAAATACGAGTGGTAAAGGCACACAAGTCCAAGTTTATAATAATATGGGCTTTTATGACTGGTCAAGTCGGTTTGTTTCCTCGGATTTTCAAAGCAAAATGAGCATATCAAGAGAGGGAGTGGAGCGTTCAGCCCTTGCTTTGGCACTTGGCTTTGCGCATAATCAAACTTATTTGAGTGACCCCACAGGGCAATATTTTGGACGAACCAAGACACAATGTTCGGTGTATTTGGATATTTTTACAAAAACAGCAGACCGTCTGTCTTACGACATCTTTATCTCAGGAATGAAAGGGAGTGGGAAGTCTACTTTCCTTAAAAAGTTAACGATCTCCAACTTTATTGTTGGAAACTTTGTTTACGTTTTTGATAAGGCGAGAGAGTTTAAAGAGTTAACTCGCTGGCTTGGAGGTGATTATTTACCTCTTGATGGAACAAGGGGGCTGGTCAATATGTTACAGGTCCTGCCTTTGTTGTCTTTAGGGGGAGATGAGAGTGACGATGTCACTAAAGATATTTGGGGGAGCTATAATCTCCACATTTCTAAAACGATTAACCGTTTTAAAAACTGGATAGACTTCACAAAAGATGAAGTGTTGGACGTCAATAGTATTCTTGATGATTTCTATCAAGACTTTTTTGTTTTAGGGAAAGGATACCAATGGAAGCAATTCGATATTACTGGCTTGGCGAATCAAGACTATCCGACCTTTGACGATTTTTATCGCTATCTTGTCAGTGGGAAAGTGAAAGACGTTGACCCTCAGACCACACAGCGCCTCATCAAAATGACAAAAAATGTTATCACTCGGAAACGCTCAACCTTTGTGGGACATACCACAATGGATAATATTCTAACCAGCCGATTCATCACTTTTGATATTTCTAATATCACGACCGAAACAACAGGAGATGCAGATATTCTTTTTGATGTGACGCTCTCCCTTCTTTTTTCAATGGCTCAAAATCGAGGACGAAAAGAAAAACATCGCTATGAAACAGGACAAATATCCTTTGAGGAGATTGTCCGCTCGCTTATTGTGGTTGATGAATGTCATAATGTGTTAAATCCTTATAAGCTTCAGGCAACAGAGATGTTTCTCGAAGCTTTGCGGGAAAATCGGAAATTCTATTATGGTGTCGCACTTGCGACACAGTTGATTGAAACGATGATTCCTGATAATGCAGCACAGATGAGTGGCAACCCAGGGCTTGCCGTGCAAAACTTAAAAGCCATTATTGGTCTATGTCAGTATAAAGCATGGATGAGGCAATCGAACACGAGTATTCAAACGATAAAAAATAATTTCTCAGGCTATTTCAAGGAAAGTGATTATCACGCCTTACAACATTTTAAAGTGGATAAAAATATCGGAAGTGAATTGATTCTATCAGGGACTGGAGAGCGGGGACTGGAAATGTACCACTATGCCACCCCTCATGAACTATCACTCTTTCAAGGGGGAGCTTAA